The following DNA comes from Ricinus communis isolate WT05 ecotype wild-type chromosome 10, ASM1957865v1, whole genome shotgun sequence.
ATATTGTACAGAGAAGTGTATAACCAAAGAGaccagcagcagcagcatcaGTTATGGAGTAGTAGTGGCAGCTGTTGCTTGCTATTGCAACAAAGAAATTCAGGGTGTTACAATTTGTTTGATTGTAAAAAGACTAGAAGCTTCAAAAAGATTTCAAAGAGAGATTTGAGAGTAGAAGCTTTTTGGCCAGATATGACAAGACCCACTTCCATTGAGATGGAACCCATCAATGATTCTGATCAGCTTGATCAGATTCTTCTCAAAGCTCAAGAGCTCTCTCAACCTGTTCTCATTGACTGgtaacaaatttatatatatgcttaTGGCAAaaccctttcttcttcttgttcttcttcttctttttaacatCTGTTCTCTGGTAAACTAATTAACTAACAAAATGATGATCTGAATTTTCATGGGTTTCTGTGTTATTGATAGGATGGCTGCTTGGTGCCGGAAATGTATCTACTTGAAGCCCAAGTTGGAGAAATTGGCTTCTGAATTTGATACCAAGTAACCCTTCCCTCTCTCGCTCTCCCtctctcttccttttccttttccttttctttgacaaagctttttcttttttcttttttcttttttctttgaccTTTTTTTGCTTGCATGTACGTTGGTGGGGTTAACAAGTAGTAGCTTTGGTCTCATCAAAATATCTAACTAAAAATATCTTAAGATTTTTACTGTTCACATCacctaaaaattattttcgtTATATTTTTAGGCTtaactattaattaaatcttatattttatatttttttagtaattttatttaattattttaaattttaaaatcgttacttatatttttaataatattttccgataatttcttaaaataatttgaaataaaatgatGTAAAAAAAGTCTAATATActcactaaaataataataattataaattaatataaattatttattttaaatttaataatataactattaaaaattccATATATGTCCATGTGTTCACACATTTTATATCTAaacttaatatatttttaccgatttcctaatttttatattagtaccATCATTTTTGTCATtgaaaaattgtaaaaaatattaacgaaaattagttttaaaataaattaaaattataggtatttattttaaaattttaaaataattaaataaaattatgaaaaatataaattcaacaacttaattagtaattaaatttcttttatgctgATCCTTGTTCTAGGTACTGATATTCTTTTACATTAGAGCAAAGATTAAACAATAATGTATATTATTAAacccttctttctttcttttccttgcaAAATGCATGTAGGATCAAGATTTACAGTGTGGATGTGAACAAGGTATCTCAATCTCTAGTCAAGCGTGGAAACATATCAGTATGTTTGATTCTTTACCCTCTTTTAGTCACTCCCTTGTTAtgatcattaattttttttctgatgatttctttctttggtcTCTTCCTTCTCCAGAAAATGCCCACAATTCAGGTATTTTGGCCCTCCCAAGTATCTGGTTGAAACGATAATAGAAATGATTGAAGGAACAGAAAAAATGTGAACTGAATTGTAATTTGTGTTGCAGCTATGGAAAGATGGAGAGATGAAAGCAGAAATAGTTGGAGGGCATAAGGGCTGGCTTGTGGTTGAAGAAGTAAGAGAAATgatacaaaaatttatatgatatatatgtattattatagtcatgttttaattttataaaatacttgCTCTAAGCCTGTTAATTTCCAAATGAATTTGTAAAGGGTTCTATGCAGGAAagatgtaaaagaaaaaaaagatgaatataATCTGGTTAAATTTGATAGTAATTATTTGGTAATATTCTGCAGtaaacttctttcttttccttttttttcttaaatcaaAGCATGCCATGTCTAATATCTTTTACATGATTATATAGTTATATTTTGGGAATGGGGCAGGACTCATTTCCTGTGGAAGCACTGAAAGTTGTATAAAAACGTTTGATAATTAGACAAAATCGTCGCTTTGGCCGAGTGGTTAAGGCGTGTGCCTGCTAAGTACATGGGGTTTCCCCGCGAGAGTTCGAATCTCTCAGGCGACGTTATATTTTTGTCCCTTTCatattacaattaaattatttttcattacgGCTacattttctctttattttttatttttgctttctcATTAGTTGTTTATCATTAACAAGGCCGATTAGCGTGACATGATCTTCCATTAGTAATTTATGACTAATAATCTATTCATCCGAATGTTCATTTTGAAACAAGAATTTGGATATATTTCAGTAGGcataatacaaatattaacGAGCTTGTGAAAATTACTGATACACATCCTTAGCGAGttggctttttattttttatttttctaaactaCAATGTCCTAATGGAATCTCCATCTTCGCTGGCTTGAAATTTGGAACTTTCATCTCCTTCAGTGAGTTTCTCAGGGTTCAAGTGCACTGGCAATAActgaaatctaaaattttgaaaaacagGTCATGTTTGCGCCAAAGCACTATTCTGGATAAAGAAAGTGCTATCTGGATAGTGCGGAACAAGGAGAGGACATGTGCTTATGCATGTAGCTTCCCCCTTGCAATTTTTGCAGTGTGGCTTTTTCATTTCCACTCCTTGAACTCGTGACCTAGCTTCAGCAAGGCATTGTTCTGCATAATTAAAGTGAAATGTGGTGCTGCATTAGGAAGTGATGCAAAGTACGCTTTTCAGTCTTAAAGGAAAACGTGATTCTTGAGCTTCATCCAATCAAGAATAAGGGatcaaacaaagaaaaaactcAGAGCATTCAGACTGCATAATTTAGTTGTAACAGGTGTTTGAAGTCCGTTGGAGTGTTAGTGCTGCCTAAAGTTGATATGAATTTTTCTGGAAACCATCTCAGATAACTTTCATTTTACACAATCCGTGTGATAGTAACTATTACAGAATATCTGCAGTATCGTACACTTCATCAAGTGCTAaattattctttcaattcccgagaaataaaatcaacatgtCTACAAGAAAGGCGTAAATACTTCATATGGTGATGAACATGCCAATTCTGTGCTCATAAAGTGGAAGTGGAGATGTTTCGCTTCTGAATCAACTGAAACCTGACTGATTAGAATTTAGTTCTTATATGTGCCCGTATATGCTGGCATGAGTACACTCAGATTGTAGTGCATCACAGTCATTCCATCTCTCGTATTCAATCAACAATTCGACCCTCATTTCATTCTTTTTCCATTCCCTAAAATACCATGCATATTTCCAACACAGTAGGTAGTCCGATTCCACAGCTGCATATTTCACACATCATCAAGTTATGGAATATCAAATAAGAATGAAGGCATACTCAACTGCTCTGTAAGTATCATAATAATTGCCCGGAAGTGTTGCATGCTTAGGGTACAAGGAAAAAATTACCTTGCAAAGGCGGTCCTTACTCAAAGTGAATATAAAATCTGTTCATTGAGAAGCCCGAGAGGGTTTGGATCTCAAACCTGCTAGAAATGTATGAAATCTTTGATTAGCCTCAACCAAGCTTTAGCCAGGAAGTTTTTTCAACTCTCTTTCCTCCATCAAGTTTCTTAACCTAGCCGTCTACCAACTTCCGCATATATATACGACATGAGGCCACAGGAATTACAGATTGAGGATCCAACTGAAGCAACTCCTTTGTTACAAGTTCAGCTAGTTCAACATTGCTATGTATTCTACAAGCCCCAAGCAAAGCTCCCCAAATGCCTGAATCTGGTGCAATTGGCATGTTTTGAAAGAATTCATATGCCTCTATCAAGCAACCAGCTATACCAAGGAGATCTACCATGCAAGCACATTATTCTACACAAGGCACAATTGAGTAATTTTTTGTCATGCTCTCAAAGAGCTTTCTCCCTTCTTCAACTAGACCAGAATGCCCGCAAGCAGTCAAAACAGTGGTGAAAGTGAGACACTATTTGGTTTAATTCCCTCTCCTTTCATCTTCCAGAGTAGCTTGAGAGCATCATCTATATTACCATGGTATGCACAAGCCTCAATCATTAAAGTCCAAGACTGTCAGGATCCAGGGTGATGAGCTAGAATGACAAGGTTTCGGGATTTAGATGGAAGGATTAAACAAACACATAGAGGAATTAAGGATTGAGAAGTGAAGAATTAAGAGTAAGAAGAAGGAAGCAGCAATGTATGTTGTGAtcaggaagaagaagaataggaGAGGGAGTGAGAGTAAGACAAGATAACAGAACAGAAAATCGAGAGAAAATTGTATTGATTTCAATATTGTCATGAGAATTCCATTCATACAATCATTGGCTATATATTAGCCTAATCATTTAGGGAATACTTCTAGAAAGCAAGCTAAAGGACAATAAAACAACTACTAATTTGTTAAGCTAGAAGACAAAATACAGCTATAGTAAATAACTAATTCTGCTATGGAAAAGGAATCTTTTCCCTTGGATAattcttccttctttcctgCCACCTCATTTGTTCCAGCAATGACAGCTTCTAGAACTTCTTTAGATCCTGATTGACTGCAATAATTGGAAACTACAGCCGTTTTGCCTTCTTGGATCCTGGTTCTATGAGGTAACCTCTCAAAAATATCCTTGGCCAATTCTATGCATCCACATTTTAAATACATGTTAATAAGAGCATTCATAATGGGAACACTGGTTTCAATGCCTTTTTGTGCGATAAGCTCAAGCAACCATTTTCCAGTATCAAGTGCACCTAAACTAATACAAGCTGAAATAACACTAACTATTGTTATATACTCATATTCCACCTTCTTACAAAGCATTCTAAGGAAGAGCTTTATCGCATCTCTTCTGGCATTGTTCCCTTCATATGCTGCCATCATTGCATTCCATGAGGCCAAGCTCTTAAGCCATCTCATTAAATAACTGTGTTAAGATCCCCACATTTCCCATATAATGCAATAAAAGAGTTCCTTAATGAGACATCAGAATCTACTCCAACCTTAGTCCCATAGGCATGAATCAATTTCCCTAAATTTAGGAAGTCCAAACCATTACATGCAGGAAGGACGCTCACTAATGTAATTGCATTTGGTTGAGTTCCTGATCTCACCATATCTCTAAAAATCGTCAACCCCTACTTGAAAAGCCCATTTTGCACGTAACCTGCAGTAACTGCAGTCCAAGAAACAATATTCCTTACAACCACTTCACCAAAACAATCTCCTTTCTCAAAGTCTCCCCACCTTGAGCATACGTAGAGACTAAAGCACTGTGCAAACACATCCAAATCAAACCCATTTTTAATAACATTACAATACACTTCTTTCCCCTCCTTTAAAGCCGATATCACTGCGCAGGATCGAACCACGAAAGGGAAAGTATAATTATCTGGTAAGAACCCATCGTGATGCATGGTTTTATAAAGCATTACAGCCTCCTGATAAGGACCCAGATCAGCATATCCCCTAATTAAAGTATTCCAAAGAAAGACATCTCTCTGGGGCATTTTGTCGAACAGCTTTCGAGCATAGTCCATCGATGATGATAAAGCGGAAGCCGAAGTTATAAGCTTTGTGGAGAGGAGGAGGCTGTTGTGAAACCCAGTTGTAATACTTAGAGCATGGGTAAGTTTAAGGTGGGAAAGGGAGGAACAggaattcaagaggcagttcaAAGCGAGGGAGTGGTAGTTGTTTTTAGGGAAGTGAGGATGGATTGTGATGATTGATCCAATTGCACAGAGAGCATTGGCCGACATGAAATTGACACTCCTGTTTTGCCTTTGGGTATGGGTTTCTGGTTTGTGAAGAAAGGAACTGAATCAGTGTCCATATACCACTCCCAATCTCCAAGTATATGATTATATACTTGGATACTTGCACTACAAACTTCTTCAATATCTAGTGTAATGCAGTTACCAATACATGGACATAATATGATTAgtaaataaagtttatttcCCCTTCTATAGAATACACAATATACAAGGAAGAAGAGAATCTCTCTCTATAATTGTGATTAATATACAAGAATTTGGGTTTTGAATCATATAATGCGTTTAGTAGTAATATCTATTGTGAATTGATGTTAGATTAAATACTACTTGTGATtgtaacaaaaaagaaattctactTGTGATTTTCTTTTGAGTTATTCATTCAAGAAAtgttcaaaatattatatagcATTTTTATATCAACAATCGGAATGTCTAATCCGAACAACGATTTTCCTAAAGAAACGTTcagaaacaaataaatgaaattgGGGTTGGAGAGGACGAGCGGAAGAATTATACTGCAACACAACCTGCACGAGCAACAGACATCCCCATAACATTTCTCACATGCTTAAAGACAAGAACAAACAAAAGACTACAGTTTTGAAGTGATACACAAGGCATATTCTTGTTTTCCAAACAGCTAATATACAATCTATCAAGCATACTAACAGTGTAGTTCCTGAGTTTCTGTATAAAGGTAGATATGATTATGGTTCTTCTCTGATTAGTATCCTGAGACCTTGACAGATGCTGTTGCAGAAGGATGAAAAGGGGGACTGAAAATGGTCACGGAGAAAGCTGCATATTACAATGAGTCTGAAATCTATGTTGAATTATGTGTGAGACTCTGGCCCTGCTGGTTTTGAGTTGAGAAGTGGCTGCAGTGCCTTTACAACAATTGTCATGTTTGGCCTGAAATCTGCCTCATATTGAACACAGAGTGCTGCCACTGCTGCTAACTGATACATTCGATTAACAACACAGAAATAAGAACAAGAATTAAACTGCTTTCAACTAAGATTTATGAAATGTTCATGGTACATCAACAATCTCTCCTACAAGGTTATAAAAACTGACACAACAAAATGGCAATTCATTGAGAAAGTTAGgggaataaaaaaagaaaaggctatTCTGAATTGCTATAGTTTTTGCTTCTTGGAATATGTGCACAGCTGTGTCAAACTAGGcctaagaaaatgaaagaaaggtCAGGGTAAGAACCTTGGCAACTGCCTTTGGTGGGTAGTCATTGTTTAGTTTAGGATCCACACATTGCTTCACCTTGTCCTCACTCAATCTTGGAGTTGCCTGTAGTAATCAATAACACTAATGTTAGATgcataaaatgaatataaaagaagGCAATCAAGGCTAAAGAAAGGACAAAGAAAACGCACCCAAGTAACAAGACTTTGTTGTCCCTTAGGCATTGTATGGTCTACTGGCTTTCTTCCTGTCAAGAGCTCTAGAAGAACCACTCCAAAACTGTATACATCACTTTTCTGAGTTATCTGTCCTGTCATGGCATACCTGTAAAGAAACCGAGAATTGGAAAACAAATTAGACAACAAGAAACTAAAAGAAGACAACCATTTTTTGGAATAGATCCTATTGCAAGAACTCGTGTGAATTGAATTCTTGCGAAatcatttcatttctttacataatttcattatttcgGAATACCCTTTTCTTTAACAGAAGGACTTGAATTCTATCATGAGCTTTCCAAACATGAGAGTTGGAGAATTCagttgaattgaattattgcATTTTTAGACTTTCCAAACATCCTAAAGGAGAGGATCTATTGCAGTATTAGATAGAGACATAAGGCTTACTCTGGAGCATGATAGCCAAATGTTCCTAAGACTCTTGTTGAATGCAGCCTAGCTGCAGTATCAGAAGACGCACTTGACAAGTTAAAATCTGCGATTTTAGACGTGAAATCATCAAAAAGTAGTACATTGCTCGATCTAACATCGCGATGAACTACTGAAGGCTGAACTTTTTCGTGCAGATACTCGAGCCCTTTCGCTGCACCATAGGCAACTATAACTCTTTGGTTCCAGCTAAGTGCAGGGCCTGGTTCAGCCCCTTGCACTCCTTTCCTTCCTGCATCAGAAAATATAAAGTGACTCAATGTGGGAGGCTGCCTCCTTTATCATTGCAATTAGAGAACAGCATTTTTAACAAGATTACCATGCAGTACATCGTGCAAAGAACCCATTGTTGCAAACTGATAAATTAGGATTCGATTGTTTGCCTCCAAACAATATCCGATCAACTCCACAAAGTGCTCGTGCTTAAGCCTAGAAACCACTGATAACTGCACAGAGCACAGCAACAATGAGGAATTGTATACTTTTGAGCACAAACATATTGGATTATGGGAAAGAATTTGTTGTGCCAAATTTCTAACCTGAGCTGCAAAATCAGAATCTGGTTCCTGTGAAGTGCTGGTATCTAGCTTCTTTATTGCAGCCTCCTCACCGTTATTTAACTTGGCATAGAAAACACGACCATATGAACCTTCTCCAATCAAAGCCTTGGTGCCAAAGTTACCTGTTAATCTGTTTAACTCGTCCAATGATAATGCTGGAACTTCTATTGGTAAGACCTTTTGCGGAGTTCCACTTTTGGCAGGATTATTACTCCTTGGCTCTGCTCTCTCGCCGCCTATAACACGCAAAAGAAACTTAAGCAACTTTTGGTATAGgcaatatatattttgcaCATGCAGTCTCTCTGGCAGACCTAGCCTGACAATAGGTGCATCTCCTAATTTCAGCACAAATGAACGTTCCaacttttgaaaattctgTCATCTTAAAATGATTTCCCTGGTGGATAGAGTCCTCTATTATAAGCAGTTTCATAAACGTTAATAGATTCCGAGAAATTAAGAACATTGTAACAGAATTGAAAACGAAAGAAAGAATAGAGAAAAAACTCGCTTACCGCCAGCATAGTTATTGCCTCCTTTAGGTGGAGCTGTATATTGATTAGCAGGCGGGCCGTCAAGTTCCTCCTCTGCACCTCCACAACACAACATATCAGCTCTTGATCAATCTGtcaaaatggtatatttgacTTGAAAATGTCCTGCAATCCAAAAACCAAGCCATATAATGAACAAATCTATCAAGCAAAATATTCTGATAAGACTCTtaaatttttcctttcatAATCAGAACCGCATACATGCTTATCATTATCATTCCCTGAATTTtggtaaagaaaataaattgtcaGTTACATTTCAAGAAACCCATGAGCCAAAACATTGTTGATCTGCTAACCATTAAAGaagtgaaatatatatatatacacacacacatatacaCATACTTACCTAAAAGCTTTGAGATCTGACCAACCCAATAGAGGAAATGACAGAAATATTGAATTGGCAGATTCAAATGATGGCGAAAAATGTGGGAACAGAAAAGAGCAGGAAAATGATAACATAGGAGATATATAAAAGGAGGCAAGAAACAGAGGAAGAAAGAGGGTTTGTTGGTGTTGTTATCGTCTGAATTAAGTTTCTCTGTTTAGGAACAGAGGCAGATGTTTTCTTTGTTAGCGGGAAAATCGGTTTAGAAGAGTTTAACCGCTAAAACTAACCTACTTATACGTGCTTTCACGTTTGCCTTCTGCATCACGTCCCATGCACTCTCacttttttaatcatttatttacaGCAAACGGTGTACATTTTATTTGATCAAGCTAGAATCAAAGGTCATGCTGTTGGTTAATTGGATGGTCCATGGATTTCAATCATAATGCATGGTGatttaactataaatattagatcaTAGACTTCTGGcctaatatatacataaaaattgACTCGTAAATATCATCCAACCGTTAAAAAGTATGGTCGataagattttatatatatatatatatatatacccacAGAATTTTCCTtctgtattatatatattcatgaatttgaGAGAGAGTTTGTTTATAGAATAGCATCTTTGATTATTTGTATTGCATACAGTAACTTTCCTATTTATAGCCTTTCAAGGTGAgtacttaaatttaaaatattaatatttaaaaatcactTGACCAGTTGATTTTGATTGTTGacttttttttggttttgatTAGTTGATTGTCATATTATCATTTTCGAAAAACACCTACTCCACACCTGTTTGATTGATATAGTAGGTCCCCAGTTTACCGGGTGTAGATCCACAGATATGACAAAACACCCAGAAATTCTGATAAAGAATTCACTGTTACAAGTCTAATTTCACCAGATGATGCCTAGATTGTCAAAATGGATCATTATAAGCTGGCATATTATGCGGCCTAACCAAAGGGATTAGCATCTCAATAACCTAACCAAAACAGCATCTGCCTAGAGAGGGAAACTTTTAACATTAATGTACGAATGTTAAAAAGAAACTTTGAAGTAGTTGATCCTTTTGTCATTACGTTGCTAATGATCATGTTgatctttttaaaaatgaaaccTACCCAGATAACATTTCTGGTTAACTCCGTTACATACTTAGATCTGCCCCATAGCTGCAGCCTCACAGGAAAACATGACCACAAGTCAGTTTGGTAAGAAAGAGCAaggaggaaaaaaagaaggaaaaacaaCAGTTGAGAATGGATGCTGACTTTCTAACATAATGAGTGATGTCAATGCAAATGCTAGCAGATAGGCGTGCACAGAGAGACTTGatctttatttcttctcaATTCAATCAGGGCATATGGTACATAAAACAGAAACAGTAAGAGAACATCAATAGGTTCAACAAGATGATTAACAGCACATTCATTTTGCTGTATGTTTGGATTTCCCAGCCATTGAATTAACACTGGATTTCCAATTCCTACACTCCCGACTGGAATCTGCTCCATGGAGTTCTGAGCTCACAATAGACTGAAGAAGAACCTAGCCCAATCATAAACACCATGTAAACCGAACAGCAAAACCAATCAGGATAGCTGGGAGCTTCATCCTGCTACATGGAGAAACTCCTgcatttcataaattttgcAAACTGTACAATGAACTGGACATCACCAATCCACATCTCATTCTTCTTTCCATATACGGCCTGTAATCCTCAATTTAAGCTCTTGCCTATCCCCGCCAGAAAAATAAAGAGCCAAACTCCTCTGAATAATCAGCCCATCCTGGCTATCACGAACTTTCCTGTGACTGTCACGAATGCTCCTGGGAATTCCCTGCCATATTAGCTTGCGGCCATTCCCACCAACTTCTAAGCTGTAGCTAAATTTCTTTGCTTCATTATCATCACCCATAAAACGTAAGAAGGCCATATACACTGGTGCCATACCTATCTGGAAAGCCTCAAAATGCAAGCAGAACTGTCTTCCAAAACAGTTGAAAACCTATACAGGACCACACGATTCAAAAGTTTAGATACAAAGGTAATAAATCGCCCAGCACAAATAGCAAAGGTATAAAGCTCAGCCAATTGGAACTTGGAAATAGATTCCcagaaaagcaagaaaagcTTACTACAGTATTAAAGTTTATCATGCAACTATTTAAAGTAATGGTGTCGATGCAGTTCTTACAACAGTGCgcttaaacttttaaaagcaTCCATAACACCAGAATTCTAACATTATAAAACTGAAAGCACAAGAACCacagaaaagaattaaaaagccCAGCAAGGAACATTTGAAATCTATTAAAATCTAGTGTAAAAACTTACATGCCCGAATTTAGTCCATTATTAAACGCCCCACCCTCCACAACCTCCAGCATGACCATGCATCATGCGATGCAATTAAAATAAGCCGAGCATCTATAAAGTTATGCTCGAGTCTCTGTTTGTGTACTTATGGATGTATGCCCATCTACAAATGAGAGCATACTTATGCAAGGTAACATCCTTTTATAAACCAATTCTACTATCTATCGAATTACAAGAGGACTTACAGTTAGCATCCATGTGGCATTTTCAACTTCATGTGGATTTGATTTGACATAGCGATGATTGAAGGTACACCCATCATGCATGTCAACCTTGTGGTCATCCTTGAGATGGGCAACTAGTGTTGGGATGTCACCTGTGATGGAGCACTCAGAGCCAGCATAAGGGCAACTGTATGGACGGAACCGACAGTGTTGCTCATGCTTGAGTTTGCTGTAATATGGGAAAATATCATGACATCCCAAGTCCTGGTACTTACAGGGCAGTTCTAGTGATTCTGCAACTTTCTCCAAAGCTAAACACCTTATATTTCCGAGATCATAGCGACAAGTAGGGCAACAATTATGCACTCTACTCTTGCAGTTTGAGCATAATGTATGTCCATTTGGGCACTATAATAAACAAAGTCCAACAGTAATAAGGGAGTGTTAGTGcatttgatttatatattcaacaatgcttaaaatatatatagaaaaataaaggaaaaaaaaaacttaagtTTCTAGGTTTGAGATGGTAAATTGAATTAGATCTTATTAACTAAAGTAAGCAGTAGCAAGTAGCTAGGTTTATGGACAGCGAAAGAGGTTAATTATCCCGATTCCTGAACAGACAATAATACTATTAAACAGAGTAGCCAAGTCAGGCATATATCAGTCCACTATTTTCCAAGAAagcaaattttaaaaatgaaccTGCCTTGACGAGTAAAGTAATGAAATTAAGAACAGACCTGGTGAATTGGAGGATACATTAAATTTGTGCAGACAGGGCAC
Coding sequences within:
- the LOC8260972 gene encoding thioredoxin-like 3-1, chloroplastic, with the protein product MSSLAANSHILYREVYNQRDQQQQHQLWSSSGSCCLLLQQRNSGCYNLFDCKKTRSFKKISKRDLRVEAFWPDMTRPTSIEMEPINDSDQLDQILLKAQELSQPVLIDWMAAWCRKCIYLKPKLEKLASEFDTKIKIYSVDVNKVSQSLVKRGNISKMPTIQLWKDGEMKAEIVGGHKGWLVVEEVREMIQKFI
- the LOC125371389 gene encoding pentatricopeptide repeat-containing protein At4g14820-like is translated as MAAYEGNNARRDAIKLFLRMLCKKVEYEYITIVSVISACISLGALDTGKWLLELIAQKGIETSVPIMNALINMYLKCGCIELAKDIFERLPHRTRIQEGKTAVVSNYCSQSGSKEVLEAVIAGTNEVAGKKEELSKGKDSFSIAELVIYYSYLLGIAGCLIEAYEFFQNMPIAPDSGIWGALLGACRIHSNVELAELVTKELLQLDPQSVIPVASCRIYMRKFQLLPVHLNPEKLTEGDESSKFQASEDGDSIRTL
- the LOC125371390 gene encoding pentatricopeptide repeat-containing protein At3g12770-like; protein product: MSANALCAIGSIITIHPHFPKNNYHSLALNCLLNSCSSLSHLKLTHALSITTGFHNSLLLSTKLITSASALSSSMDYARKLFDKMPQRDVFLWNTLIRGYADLGPYQEAVMLYKTMHHDGFLPDNYTFPFVVRSCAVISALKEGKEVYCNVIKNGFDLDVFAQCFSLYVCSRWGDFEKGDCFGEVVVRNIVSWTAVTAGYVQNGLFK
- the LOC8260971 gene encoding probable protein kinase At2g41970, giving the protein MLCCGGAEEELDGPPANQYTAPPKGGNNYAGGGERAEPRSNNPAKSGTPQKVLPIEVPALSLDELNRLTGNFGTKALIGEGSYGRVFYAKLNNGEEAAIKKLDTSTSQEPDSDFAAQLSVVSRLKHEHFVELIGYCLEANNRILIYQFATMGSLHDVLHGRKGVQGAEPGPALSWNQRVIVAYGAAKGLEYLHEKVQPSVVHRDVRSSNVLLFDDFTSKIADFNLSSASSDTAARLHSTRVLGTFGYHAPEYAMTGQITQKSDVYSFGVVLLELLTGRKPVDHTMPKGQQSLVTWATPRLSEDKVKQCVDPKLNNDYPPKAVAKLAAVAALCVQYEADFRPNMTIVVKALQPLLNSKPAGPESHT
- the LOC8260973 gene encoding E3 ubiquitin-protein ligase SINAT2, encoding MAPGGSACKEVLESHPAISDYEIGTAKTENSSTVTKGLGGKQGLYSNNGVHELLECPVCTNLMYPPIHQCPNGHTLCSNCKSRVHNCCPTCRYDLGNIRCLALEKVAESLELPCKYQDLGCHDIFPYYSKLKHEQHCRFRPYSCPYAGSECSITGDIPTLVAHLKDDHKVDMHDGCTFNHRYVKSNPHEVENATWMLTVFNCFGRQFCLHFEAFQIGMAPVYMAFLRFMGDDNEAKKFSYSLEVGGNGRKLIWQGIPRSIRDSHRKVRDSQDGLIIQRSLALYFSGGDRQELKLRITGRIWKEE